From Staphylothermus hellenicus DSM 12710, a single genomic window includes:
- a CDS encoding enolase C-terminal domain-like protein, whose translation MIEQPLHYDDLYEHFILRREIETPVCLDESIKNIHDTKAGYGLGSYKILNIKPARVGGLVETLKIHEFAEKHNIPLWIGGLETGIERAFQIAAATLPMIKYPSDISESTRFYIEEIVEPPSTLNRDRTYNVPGKAGIGVDVLYEKIMKHAVKTINIML comes from the coding sequence ATGATTGAACAACCATTACACTATGATGATCTATATGAACACTTTATATTACGAAGAGAAATAGAGACACCAGTATGCTTAGATGAAAGCATCAAGAATATTCACGATACAAAAGCAGGTTATGGACTAGGCAGCTATAAGATATTAAACATTAAACCTGCTAGAGTGGGTGGCTTAGTTGAAACCTTGAAAATCCATGAATTCGCCGAAAAACATAACATACCTCTATGGATCGGGGGACTAGAAACAGGAATAGAAAGGGCGTTTCAAATAGCTGCAGCAACATTACCCATGATCAAGTATCCTTCAGACATATCTGAATCAACACGTTTCTACATAGAAGAAATAGTTGAGCCTCCCTCGACACTAAATAGGGATAGAACATATAATGTACCTGGCAAGGCAGGAATAGGAGTAGATGTGTTATATGAGAAAATAATG